One Peterkaempfera bronchialis DNA window includes the following coding sequences:
- a CDS encoding class I SAM-dependent methyltransferase has protein sequence MSVRESDPVHRDQQVFADRLVGILDDSCLGLLLSVGHRTGLFDTMAGLPPSTAPELARAAGLHERPVREWLDGMVAGGIAAYDPAADRYTLPPEHAASLTRAAGTGNLAGLAPYLAMMGEIEQQVVESFRTGGGVPYSAYPRFRQLLAERCAQVHGTDLVETVIPLVPGLAERLRDGIEVLDLGCGQGRAVAVLARAFPASRFRGLDAAEGGIAAAREEAARLGLANTTFDVADSDQLDGHYDLVTAFGLVHGLARPARTLLAVRDALHDDGVFLMGDPALPYRPEAGAGHPPGSPLQGFTVFRRMTATPSAPGDDGVAAQRMLTEAGFTKVETHRVEGGILGLYHVARKG, from the coding sequence ATGTCCGTGCGCGAGTCCGACCCGGTGCATCGGGATCAGCAGGTCTTCGCCGACCGGCTGGTGGGCATTCTGGACGACTCCTGCCTGGGCCTGCTGCTCAGCGTCGGCCACCGCACCGGGCTCTTCGACACCATGGCCGGTCTGCCGCCGTCCACCGCCCCGGAGCTCGCCCGCGCCGCCGGGCTGCATGAGCGCCCGGTACGGGAGTGGCTGGACGGCATGGTGGCCGGCGGCATCGCCGCCTACGACCCGGCCGCCGACCGCTACACCCTCCCGCCCGAGCACGCCGCCTCGCTGACCCGGGCCGCCGGGACCGGCAACCTGGCCGGGCTGGCGCCGTACCTGGCCATGATGGGGGAGATCGAGCAGCAGGTGGTGGAGTCCTTCCGGACCGGCGGCGGGGTGCCGTACTCGGCGTACCCGCGCTTTCGGCAACTGCTGGCCGAGCGGTGCGCCCAGGTGCATGGCACCGATCTGGTGGAGACCGTGATCCCGCTGGTCCCCGGGCTGGCCGAGCGGCTGCGTGACGGCATCGAGGTGCTGGACCTCGGCTGCGGGCAGGGCCGCGCGGTCGCCGTACTGGCCCGGGCGTTCCCGGCCAGCCGCTTCCGGGGCCTGGACGCGGCGGAGGGCGGGATCGCCGCCGCACGGGAGGAGGCGGCGCGGCTGGGCCTGGCCAACACCACCTTCGATGTGGCCGACTCGGACCAACTGGACGGCCACTACGACCTGGTCACCGCCTTCGGCCTGGTGCACGGCCTGGCCCGGCCCGCCCGTACGCTGCTCGCGGTCCGCGACGCGCTGCACGACGACGGCGTCTTCCTGATGGGCGACCCCGCGCTGCCCTACCGCCCGGAGGCCGGTGCCGGCCATCCGCCCGGGTCCCCGCTCCAGGGCTTCACGGTCTTCCGGCGGATGACCGCGACCCCCTCGGCCCCGGGGGACGACGGGGTGGCGGCGCAGCGGATGCTCACCGAGGCCGGGTTCACCAAGGTGGAGACCCATCGGGTCGAGGGCGGCATCCTCGGCCTCTACCATGTCGCCCGCAAGGGCTGA
- the map gene encoding type I methionyl aminopeptidase → MAPLVPGKLSPTRSVPAHIARPEYVGKRAPQPYTGPEVQTAETIEKMRIAGSIAARAMDEAAKHIAPGVTTDELDRVAHTYMCDHGAYPSDLGYRGFPKSICTSVNEVICHGIPDSTVLQDGDIVNLDVTAYIHGVHGDLNATYPVGDVDEESKLLVERTLESLNRAIKAVRPGRQINVIGRVIESYAKRFGYGVVRDFTGHGINTSFHSGLVVPHYDSPRATEVIQQGMTFTIEPMLTLGTYEYDIWQDGWTVVTKDRKRTAQFEHTLLVTADGAEILTLP, encoded by the coding sequence ATGGCTCCCCTGGTTCCCGGCAAGCTCTCCCCCACCCGCAGCGTCCCGGCGCACATCGCCCGGCCCGAGTACGTGGGCAAGCGTGCCCCGCAGCCGTACACCGGCCCGGAGGTGCAGACCGCCGAGACCATCGAGAAGATGCGGATCGCGGGCTCGATCGCGGCCCGCGCGATGGACGAGGCCGCCAAGCACATCGCGCCCGGCGTCACCACCGACGAGCTGGACCGCGTCGCGCACACCTATATGTGCGACCACGGCGCCTATCCGTCGGACCTCGGCTACCGGGGATTCCCCAAGTCGATCTGCACCTCCGTCAACGAGGTGATCTGCCACGGCATCCCGGACTCCACGGTGCTCCAGGACGGCGACATCGTGAACCTCGATGTCACCGCCTACATCCACGGGGTGCACGGCGACCTCAATGCCACCTACCCGGTGGGCGATGTGGACGAGGAGTCCAAGCTGCTGGTGGAGCGCACCCTGGAGTCGCTCAACCGGGCGATCAAGGCGGTGCGGCCGGGCCGTCAGATCAATGTGATCGGACGGGTCATCGAGTCCTACGCCAAGCGGTTCGGCTATGGCGTGGTCCGCGACTTCACCGGACACGGCATCAACACCTCGTTCCACTCCGGGCTGGTCGTCCCGCACTACGACAGCCCGCGCGCCACCGAGGTGATCCAGCAGGGGATGACCTTCACCATCGAGCCGATGCTGACCCTGGGCACCTATGAGTACGACATCTGGCAGGACGGCTGGACGGTGGTCACCAAGGACCGCAAGCGCACCGCCCAGTTCGAGCACACCCTGCTGGTCACCGCCGACGGCGCCGAGATCCTGACGCTGCCGTAG
- a CDS encoding bifunctional DNA primase/polymerase — MEARGSRWTGWWRGRGRTGDTPAARDMAAAVRLDLLLGAVRAGFPVAPAARPSGYRCSCDRVGCPAPARHPVSFAWQTQATTDTEQIAHWIARDPQANFVTATGRTHDVLDVPEEAGRIALERLLDQDAAGPVAAADGRYLFFTATRGTPADEDEWWPCELDSHPDTLEDHPGLRWHCRGSYVLLPPSALPDTSAVRWVRGPEHPLPDPLRVLDVLTDACTTVGAVAEEQWRIG, encoded by the coding sequence ATGGAAGCGAGAGGCAGCAGATGGACGGGCTGGTGGCGGGGTCGGGGACGTACGGGGGACACACCGGCCGCCCGTGACATGGCGGCTGCGGTCCGCCTGGACCTGCTGCTCGGCGCGGTCCGGGCCGGCTTCCCGGTGGCCCCCGCCGCCCGGCCGTCCGGGTACCGCTGCTCCTGCGACCGGGTCGGCTGTCCCGCCCCGGCCCGCCACCCGGTCTCCTTCGCCTGGCAGACCCAGGCCACCACCGACACCGAGCAGATCGCCCACTGGATCGCCCGCGACCCGCAGGCCAACTTCGTCACCGCCACCGGCCGCACCCACGATGTGCTGGACGTGCCCGAGGAGGCCGGCCGGATCGCCCTGGAGCGCCTGCTGGACCAGGACGCGGCCGGCCCGGTCGCCGCCGCCGACGGGCGCTACCTGTTCTTCACCGCCACCCGGGGCACCCCCGCCGACGAGGACGAGTGGTGGCCCTGCGAGCTGGACAGCCACCCCGACACCCTGGAGGACCATCCCGGCCTGCGCTGGCACTGCCGGGGCTCCTACGTCCTGCTGCCGCCGTCCGCCCTGCCGGACACCTCGGCCGTGCGCTGGGTACGCGGCCCGGAGCACCCGCTGCCGGACCCGCTGCGGGTGCTGGACGTGCTCACCGACGCCTGCACCACTGTCGGGGCGGTCGCCGAGGAGCAGTGGCGCATCGGCTGA
- a CDS encoding RNA polymerase sigma factor SigF, which translates to MRADVAAAAVTHAPAAPEAAPAFRAPAVDRPAAPVDLPEIPPVDRIGTDDARALSKVLFRRLAQLEEGTHEYAYVRNTLVELNLALVRFAASRFRTRSEPMEDIVQVGTIGLIKAIDRFDVERGLEFPTFALPTVIGEIKRFFRDTSWAVHVPRRLQELRLDLAKASDELAFTLGREPTAAELAEKLAMDEQEVREGLVASAGYTAYSLDAQSDDEETEGSIADRLGEEDTGLEGVLDHEALKPLIAALPDRDRRILSLRFGAEMTQSEIGAELGISQMHVSRLLSRILARLREGMAAETC; encoded by the coding sequence ATGAGGGCCGACGTCGCAGCCGCAGCAGTCACGCACGCCCCCGCCGCCCCGGAGGCCGCCCCCGCCTTTCGGGCGCCCGCAGTCGACCGCCCTGCCGCGCCGGTCGACCTGCCCGAGATCCCGCCCGTCGACCGGATCGGCACCGACGACGCGCGCGCCCTGTCCAAGGTGCTCTTCCGGCGGCTGGCGCAGCTGGAGGAGGGCACCCATGAGTACGCCTATGTCCGCAACACGCTGGTGGAGCTCAACCTCGCCCTGGTGCGGTTCGCCGCCTCCCGCTTCCGCACCCGCAGCGAACCCATGGAGGACATCGTCCAGGTCGGCACCATAGGTCTGATCAAGGCCATCGACCGGTTCGACGTGGAGCGCGGACTGGAGTTCCCCACCTTTGCGCTGCCGACCGTGATCGGCGAGATCAAGCGGTTCTTCCGCGACACCAGCTGGGCGGTCCATGTGCCCCGCCGGCTCCAGGAGCTGCGCCTGGACCTGGCCAAGGCCAGCGATGAGCTGGCCTTCACCCTCGGCCGCGAACCCACCGCCGCCGAACTCGCCGAGAAGCTCGCCATGGACGAGCAGGAGGTCCGCGAGGGCCTGGTCGCCTCGGCCGGCTACACCGCCTACTCGCTCGACGCGCAGAGCGACGACGAGGAGACCGAGGGCTCCATCGCCGACCGGCTCGGCGAGGAGGACACCGGTCTGGAGGGCGTGCTCGACCACGAGGCGCTGAAGCCGCTGATCGCCGCCCTCCCGGACCGCGACCGGCGGATCCTCTCGCTGCGCTTCGGCGCCGAGATGACCCAGTCGGAGATCGGCGCCGAACTGGGCATCTCCCAGATGCATGTCTCCCGGCTGCTCTCCCGCATCCTGGCCCGGCTGCGCGAGGGCATGGCCGCCGAGACCTGCTGA
- a CDS encoding MarR family winged helix-turn-helix transcriptional regulator: MTDQHPGSRSAPLTSPDEVATALLTAVESLVVLWGRAHQAPGTTVSTSQLRALITIDRHRRIHLRGLAEELGAAASVTSRICDRLQTAGLIDRDVGEADRRQVILRLTREGAALLAELRERRRAGLRATLAGMAPAARASLLAGLEEYHRAAEPVAQPVAPPVAQPVAQPAAQPVAPTGHDAAPAG; the protein is encoded by the coding sequence ATGACAGACCAGCACCCGGGCTCCCGCAGCGCACCCCTGACCTCCCCCGACGAGGTGGCCACTGCCCTGCTCACCGCCGTCGAGTCGCTGGTGGTGCTCTGGGGCCGGGCGCACCAGGCGCCGGGGACGACGGTGTCCACGTCCCAGCTGCGCGCCCTGATCACCATCGACCGGCACCGCCGCATCCACCTGCGCGGACTCGCGGAGGAGCTGGGAGCCGCGGCCTCCGTGACCAGCCGCATCTGCGACCGGTTGCAGACGGCCGGGCTGATCGACCGGGACGTCGGCGAGGCCGACCGGCGGCAGGTGATCCTGCGCCTCACCCGGGAGGGCGCCGCGCTGCTGGCGGAGCTGCGCGAGCGGCGGCGTGCCGGTCTGCGGGCCACCCTGGCCGGGATGGCGCCCGCCGCGCGGGCGTCGCTGCTGGCGGGGTTGGAGGAGTACCACCGCGCGGCGGAACCGGTGGCGCAGCCCGTGGCGCCGCCGGTGGCACAGCCCGTGGCACAGCCCGCTGCACAGCCGGTGGCGCCGACCGGTCATGATGCGGCTCCCGCCGGGTAG
- a CDS encoding ATP-binding protein: MELTETFDGRPGTTALARNAAAMFVRTVEGATGRRADAAGTDALLLVVSELVANACRHAPGPCSLRLGWRPGRLEVAVADACEAEPAGRRPDLVAGTGGFGWPLVSRLAESVRISHPAEGGKCIQVSLPAW, encoded by the coding sequence GTGGAGCTGACAGAGACCTTCGACGGCCGGCCCGGCACGACCGCCCTCGCCCGGAACGCCGCCGCCATGTTCGTACGGACGGTGGAGGGCGCCACCGGCAGGCGAGCCGACGCCGCAGGGACCGACGCGCTGCTGCTGGTCGTCTCCGAGCTGGTGGCCAACGCCTGCCGGCACGCCCCCGGCCCGTGCTCGCTGCGGCTCGGCTGGCGGCCGGGGCGGCTGGAGGTGGCGGTGGCCGATGCCTGTGAGGCGGAGCCGGCCGGTCGGCGGCCCGACCTGGTCGCGGGCACCGGCGGCTTCGGCTGGCCGCTGGTCTCCCGGCTGGCGGAGAGCGTACGGATCAGCCACCCCGCCGAGGGCGGCAAGTGCATCCAGGTCTCGCTGCCCGCCTGGTGA
- a CDS encoding N-acetylmuramoyl-L-alanine amidase has product MARMPGADYRPVVNVHKNGVLEHRGLVLHVQDGTGSPYGWFNQTSSQASSDFWVGTGGTIEQYCDTGVDYAFAQAAGNPYYASVETEGRPDTALTAEQLEGVAHIYAWGHSAFGWPLAVVDSTTEHGFTYHGVGGEAWGNHPDCPGDLRKAQRPAVIARAKEIVGTTSGGGSVSLAHVVAAARKDPGAAQGHTTHRSEVLVVERALQAEGLLAAQWVDGSFGTKTVTAYAALQRRYGFSGADADGIPGRTSLTRLGAAHGFTVTA; this is encoded by the coding sequence ATGGCCCGCATGCCCGGGGCGGACTACCGTCCCGTCGTCAACGTCCACAAGAACGGCGTCCTGGAGCACCGGGGCCTCGTCCTCCATGTGCAGGACGGCACCGGCTCCCCCTACGGCTGGTTCAACCAGACCAGCTCGCAGGCGTCCTCCGACTTCTGGGTCGGCACCGGCGGAACGATCGAGCAGTACTGCGACACCGGCGTGGACTACGCCTTCGCGCAGGCCGCCGGGAATCCGTACTACGCCTCGGTGGAGACCGAGGGCCGCCCCGACACCGCGCTCACCGCCGAGCAACTGGAGGGGGTGGCGCACATCTACGCCTGGGGCCACTCGGCGTTCGGCTGGCCGCTGGCCGTGGTGGACTCCACCACCGAGCACGGCTTCACGTACCACGGGGTGGGCGGCGAGGCATGGGGCAACCACCCGGACTGCCCCGGCGACCTCCGCAAGGCGCAGCGGCCGGCGGTCATCGCCCGCGCCAAGGAGATCGTCGGCACCACCTCCGGGGGCGGCTCGGTGAGCCTGGCCCATGTGGTGGCGGCCGCCCGGAAGGACCCCGGCGCCGCCCAGGGGCACACCACCCACCGCAGCGAGGTGCTGGTGGTGGAGCGGGCGTTGCAGGCGGAGGGGCTGCTGGCCGCGCAGTGGGTGGACGGCAGCTTCGGGACCAAGACGGTGACCGCATACGCCGCCCTCCAGCGCCGCTATGGCTTCAGCGGCGCCGACGCGGACGGCATCCCCGGCCGCACCAGCCTGACCAGGCTCGGCGCGGCGCACGGCTTCACCGTCACCGCGTGA
- a CDS encoding NADH-quinone oxidoreductase subunit B family protein, giving the protein MDATASTSAPGTTASDEEAPIHILWINAGLSCDGDSVSLTAATQPSIEEIALRALPGLPKIAIHWPLIDFESGPVQGADTFIEWFFKAERGEIDPFVLVIEGSIPNEDIKAEGYWCGFGDNPETGQPITTSEWIDRLSPKALAVVAIGTCATYGGIHAMEGNPTGAMGVPDYLGWDWKSKAGIPIVCVPGCPIQPDNFAETLTYLLHQAAGNAPMIPLDDKLRPTWLFGATVHEGCDRAGYYEQGQFASTYDSPQCLVKIGCWGPVVKCNVPKRGWMDGIGGCPNVGGICIACTMPGFPDKFMPFMDEPPGGKVSSAASGVYGAAIRRLRSITASTVDKEPKWRHTGRKLTTGYRQPW; this is encoded by the coding sequence ATGGATGCAACTGCTTCGACCTCCGCCCCCGGGACCACGGCCTCCGACGAGGAAGCCCCGATCCACATCCTCTGGATCAACGCCGGGCTCAGCTGCGACGGCGACTCGGTGTCGCTGACGGCGGCGACCCAGCCCTCCATCGAGGAGATCGCGCTGCGCGCCCTGCCGGGGCTGCCGAAGATCGCCATCCACTGGCCGCTGATCGACTTCGAGTCCGGGCCGGTGCAGGGCGCGGACACCTTCATCGAGTGGTTCTTCAAGGCGGAGCGGGGCGAGATCGACCCGTTCGTCCTGGTGATCGAGGGCTCCATCCCCAACGAGGACATCAAGGCCGAGGGCTACTGGTGCGGCTTCGGCGACAACCCCGAGACCGGCCAGCCGATCACCACCAGCGAGTGGATCGACCGGCTCTCGCCCAAGGCGCTGGCCGTGGTCGCCATCGGCACCTGCGCCACCTACGGCGGCATCCACGCCATGGAGGGCAACCCCACCGGCGCCATGGGCGTACCCGACTACCTGGGCTGGGACTGGAAGTCCAAGGCGGGCATCCCGATCGTCTGCGTGCCGGGCTGCCCGATCCAGCCGGACAACTTCGCGGAGACCCTGACGTACCTGCTCCACCAGGCGGCCGGCAATGCGCCGATGATCCCGCTGGACGACAAGCTCCGCCCGACCTGGCTCTTCGGCGCCACCGTGCACGAGGGGTGCGACCGGGCGGGCTACTACGAGCAGGGCCAGTTCGCCAGCACCTACGACTCCCCGCAGTGCCTGGTGAAGATCGGCTGCTGGGGGCCGGTGGTGAAGTGCAACGTGCCCAAGCGCGGCTGGATGGACGGCATCGGCGGCTGTCCCAACGTCGGCGGCATCTGCATCGCCTGCACCATGCCGGGCTTCCCGGACAAGTTCATGCCGTTCATGGACGAGCCGCCCGGCGGCAAGGTCTCCTCCGCCGCCAGCGGGGTCTACGGCGCCGCGATCCGCAGGCTGCGCTCGATCACCGCGAGCACCGTGGACAAGGAACCGAAGTGGCGGCACACCGGCCGCAAGCTGACCACCGGCTACCGGCAGCCGTGGTGA
- a CDS encoding nickel-dependent hydrogenase large subunit: protein MTQTTNAARDGSGLTEMSWDPITRIVGSLGIHTKIDFKQKRVAECYSTSSVFRGYSVFMRGKDPRDAHFITSRICGICGDNHATCSVYAQNMAYGVKPPHLGEWIINLGESAEFMFDHNIYQENLVGVDYCERMVRETNPGVLELAERTEAPHAADHGYRTIADIMRSLNPLEGEFYREALQVSRYTREMFCLMEGRHVHPSTLYPGGVGTIASVQLFTDYLSRLMRYVEFMKRVVPLHDDLFDFFYEALPGYEEVGRRRVLLGCWGALNDPDHCDFTYRNMSDWGRKMFVTPGIVVDGKLVTNDLTEINLGIRILLGSSYYDDWQGQELFVSRDPLGNPVDPRHPWNQHTIPAPQKRDFADKYSWVMSPRWFDGTDHLALDTGGGPLARLWSTALSGLVDIGYVKATGQSVVINLPRTLTKPETTFEWKIPRWSNALERNRARTYFQAYVAAAALYFAEKGLAEVRAGRTQTWEKFEVPDESIGCGFTEAVRGVLSHHMVIRDGKIANYHPYPPTPWNASVRDSYGTPGPYEDAVQNTPIFEENSPENFKGIDIMRTVRSFDPCLPCGVHMYVGGGRTVQSMHVPTGLSGLAG, encoded by the coding sequence ATGACGCAGACCACCAACGCGGCCAGGGACGGCAGCGGCCTGACGGAGATGTCCTGGGACCCGATCACCCGGATCGTGGGCAGCCTGGGCATCCACACCAAGATTGACTTCAAGCAGAAGCGGGTCGCCGAGTGCTACAGCACCTCGTCGGTCTTCCGTGGCTACAGCGTCTTCATGCGCGGCAAGGACCCCCGGGACGCGCACTTCATCACCAGCCGCATCTGCGGCATCTGCGGCGACAACCACGCCACCTGCTCGGTGTACGCGCAGAACATGGCGTACGGCGTGAAGCCGCCGCACCTCGGCGAGTGGATCATCAACCTCGGCGAGTCCGCGGAGTTCATGTTCGACCACAACATCTACCAGGAGAACCTGGTCGGGGTGGACTACTGCGAGCGCATGGTGCGCGAGACCAACCCCGGCGTGCTGGAGCTGGCCGAGCGCACCGAGGCCCCGCACGCGGCGGACCACGGCTACCGCACCATCGCCGACATCATGCGGTCGCTCAACCCGCTGGAGGGCGAGTTCTACCGGGAGGCGCTCCAGGTCAGCCGCTACACCCGGGAGATGTTCTGCCTGATGGAGGGGCGCCATGTGCACCCCTCCACGCTCTACCCGGGCGGCGTCGGCACCATCGCGTCGGTCCAGCTCTTCACCGACTACCTCAGCCGGCTGATGCGCTATGTGGAGTTCATGAAGCGCGTGGTGCCGCTCCACGACGACCTCTTCGACTTCTTCTACGAGGCGCTGCCCGGCTATGAGGAGGTCGGCCGGCGCCGGGTGCTGCTGGGCTGCTGGGGCGCCCTCAACGACCCGGACCACTGCGACTTCACCTACCGCAACATGTCCGACTGGGGTCGGAAGATGTTCGTCACCCCGGGCATCGTGGTCGACGGCAAGCTGGTCACCAACGACCTCACCGAGATCAACCTCGGCATCCGCATCCTGCTCGGCTCCTCCTACTACGACGACTGGCAGGGGCAGGAGCTGTTCGTCAGCCGCGACCCGCTGGGCAACCCGGTCGACCCGCGCCACCCCTGGAACCAGCACACCATCCCGGCCCCGCAGAAGCGCGACTTCGCCGACAAGTACAGCTGGGTGATGTCGCCGCGCTGGTTCGACGGCACCGACCACCTGGCGCTGGACACCGGCGGCGGCCCGCTGGCCCGGCTCTGGTCCACCGCCCTGTCCGGGCTGGTCGACATCGGGTACGTCAAGGCCACCGGCCAGAGCGTGGTGATCAACCTGCCGCGCACCCTGACCAAGCCGGAGACCACCTTCGAGTGGAAGATCCCCCGGTGGAGCAACGCCCTGGAGCGCAACCGGGCCCGCACCTACTTCCAGGCGTATGTCGCCGCCGCCGCGCTGTACTTCGCCGAGAAGGGCCTCGCCGAGGTCCGGGCCGGCCGCACCCAGACCTGGGAGAAGTTCGAGGTGCCGGACGAGTCCATCGGCTGCGGCTTCACCGAGGCGGTGCGCGGCGTGCTCTCCCACCACATGGTGATCCGGGACGGCAAGATCGCCAACTACCACCCGTACCCGCCGACGCCGTGGAACGCCAGTGTGCGCGACAGCTACGGCACCCCCGGTCCGTACGAGGACGCGGTGCAGAACACGCCGATCTTCGAGGAGAACAGCCCGGAGAACTTCAAGGGCATCGACATCATGCGCACCGTCCGCAGCTTCGACCCCTGTCTGCCGTGCGGCGTCCATATGTACGTCGGCGGCGGCCGGACCGTGCAGTCCATGCATGTCCCCACCGGGCTGAGCGGCCTGGCCGGATGA
- a CDS encoding NifU family protein gives MSAEATGRRVEEALDRLAESGDRAAADAAEELVRALTAFYGAGLARIVDLLSGRPGDPLAALLGDEVAAGLLVLHDLHPEQTAARIARALEAARADSVEVADFDEATGTLRLAARDQGGCGCPSTTEATRQRIEAALSCFAPEVASVELRQPGAAEREPVLLQIGARPVAAS, from the coding sequence ATGAGCGCCGAGGCGACCGGCCGCCGGGTCGAGGAGGCGCTGGACCGCCTCGCGGAGAGCGGCGACCGCGCGGCGGCCGACGCCGCCGAGGAGCTGGTCCGCGCGCTGACCGCCTTCTACGGCGCGGGCCTGGCCAGGATCGTGGACCTGCTCTCCGGGCGGCCCGGCGACCCGCTGGCCGCGCTGCTGGGCGACGAGGTGGCCGCCGGTCTGCTGGTGCTGCACGACCTGCACCCCGAGCAGACCGCGGCCCGCATCGCCCGGGCCCTGGAGGCGGCCCGCGCCGACTCGGTCGAGGTGGCCGACTTCGACGAGGCGACCGGCACCCTGCGGCTGGCCGCGCGGGACCAGGGCGGCTGCGGCTGCCCGTCCACCACCGAGGCGACCCGGCAGCGCATCGAGGCCGCGCTCTCCTGCTTCGCCCCCGAGGTGGCCTCGGTCGAGCTGCGGCAGCCCGGCGCCGCCGAGCGCGAGCCGGTGCTGCTCCAGATCGGCGCCCGCCCGGTGGCGGCGTCATGA
- a CDS encoding DUF5947 family protein, with protein sequence MSPSRTAPAPPGRERTGLRRFTAPRPPEPERCELCGVGLAAGHRHLVDAEQRSLTCACVPCALLFDRPGAGSGRFRTVPDRWLTDPELRLDAAAWESLAIPVGVAFFFRNSVLDRMVAFYPSPAGATEGEPDPAAWEAVFGDSPLAALLQPDVEALLVRRSEGRSDCYLLPVDAAYELVGRMRLHWQGFDGGAEARAELAGFFDRLAERATVVRREGGRP encoded by the coding sequence ATGAGCCCGTCCCGTACGGCGCCCGCACCGCCCGGCCGGGAGCGCACGGGGCTGCGCCGCTTCACCGCGCCCCGGCCGCCGGAGCCGGAGCGGTGCGAGCTGTGCGGCGTCGGGCTGGCGGCCGGGCACCGGCATCTGGTGGACGCCGAGCAGCGCTCGCTGACCTGCGCCTGCGTCCCCTGCGCGCTGCTCTTCGACCGGCCCGGCGCGGGCAGCGGACGGTTCCGCACCGTACCCGACCGCTGGCTCACCGACCCGGAGCTGCGGCTGGACGCGGCGGCCTGGGAGAGCCTCGCCATCCCGGTCGGCGTCGCCTTCTTCTTCCGCAACTCCGTACTGGACCGGATGGTCGCCTTCTACCCCAGCCCCGCCGGGGCCACCGAGGGCGAGCCGGACCCCGCCGCCTGGGAGGCCGTCTTCGGCGACTCCCCGCTGGCCGCCCTGCTGCAACCCGATGTGGAGGCGCTGCTGGTACGGCGCAGCGAAGGGCGCAGCGACTGCTATCTGCTGCCGGTCGACGCCGCATATGAGCTGGTGGGCCGGATGCGGCTGCACTGGCAGGGCTTCGACGGCGGCGCCGAGGCGCGGGCCGAACTGGCCGGGTTCTTCGACCGGCTGGCCGAGCGGGCCACCGTCGTACGGCGGGAAGGCGGGCGGCCGTGA
- a CDS encoding DUF6084 family protein yields MTELSFACVGVRADPYAAGPTLVLRLRISASGGERVHALALRCQLRIEPSRRSYGPGEADRLSDLFGERSRWESTLHPLQFAQVSVVVPGFTDETEVDLPVPCTYDMDVASAKYFAALEDGEAPLLLLFSGTAFCGPGGFRVQPVPWDREAVCRLPVRVWREMIGHHFPGCGWIRLPSAAMDALLAYRSRNALPSWEATVRALLDAADEAPGPAPLAVPLAAEGIAP; encoded by the coding sequence GTGACCGAGCTGAGCTTCGCCTGCGTCGGCGTCCGCGCCGACCCTTACGCGGCCGGGCCCACCCTGGTCCTGCGGCTGCGGATCAGCGCCTCCGGCGGCGAGCGGGTGCACGCCCTGGCGCTCCGCTGCCAGCTGCGCATCGAGCCCTCCCGGCGCAGCTACGGACCGGGGGAGGCCGACCGGCTGAGCGATCTCTTCGGCGAGCGGTCGCGCTGGGAGTCCACCCTGCACCCCTTGCAGTTCGCCCAGGTCTCGGTGGTGGTGCCCGGCTTCACCGACGAGACCGAGGTCGACCTGCCGGTGCCCTGCACCTATGACATGGACGTCGCCTCCGCCAAGTACTTCGCCGCCCTGGAGGACGGCGAGGCGCCGCTGCTGCTGCTCTTCTCCGGCACCGCGTTCTGCGGCCCGGGGGGCTTCCGGGTGCAGCCCGTGCCCTGGGACCGGGAGGCGGTCTGCCGACTGCCGGTGCGCGTCTGGCGGGAGATGATCGGGCACCACTTCCCCGGCTGCGGCTGGATCCGGCTGCCCAGTGCCGCCATGGACGCGCTGCTCGCCTACCGCTCCCGCAACGCCCTGCCCTCCTGGGAGGCCACCGTGCGGGCGCTGCTCGACGCGGCCGACGAAGCTCCCGGCCCCGCACCACTCGCCGTACCACTCGCCGCCGAGGGGATCGCACCATGA